In the genome of Bacillus sp. S3, one region contains:
- a CDS encoding ankyrin repeat domain-containing protein, which produces MWKCVMSFIGCILLLQGCVSSINGEPKKQEKEREIMNEGLNKQLLQAAKRGEADTISKLINNGANINVQDSKGRTALMNATYNNDVETAKILIKAGADVNIQDDMKNNPFLYAGAEGYIDILELTIKAGADPTITNRYGGTALIPASEHGYVDVIKVLLTQTDIDVNHVNNLGWTALLEAIILNNGDKKQQQTVQLLIDHGANVNIPDNDHVTSLQHAREKGFKEIEKILLKAGAK; this is translated from the coding sequence ATGTGGAAATGTGTGATGTCATTTATAGGATGTATTCTCTTGCTTCAAGGCTGTGTTTCTAGCATAAATGGAGAACCGAAAAAACAAGAAAAGGAGAGGGAAATCATGAACGAAGGATTAAATAAACAGCTGCTTCAAGCAGCAAAGCGTGGAGAGGCGGACACCATAAGCAAGCTCATTAATAATGGGGCGAATATCAATGTACAGGATTCAAAAGGGCGGACCGCCCTTATGAATGCAACCTATAATAATGATGTAGAAACCGCAAAAATACTCATCAAGGCAGGGGCAGATGTGAACATCCAGGATGATATGAAAAACAATCCCTTCCTGTATGCTGGCGCAGAAGGATATATAGATATTCTAGAGCTAACGATTAAAGCAGGTGCCGACCCGACGATTACAAACCGGTATGGAGGAACTGCCTTAATCCCTGCCTCAGAACATGGATATGTCGATGTAATCAAAGTACTTCTTACTCAAACGGATATTGATGTGAATCACGTCAATAATCTTGGCTGGACCGCTTTATTAGAAGCGATTATTTTGAATAATGGCGATAAAAAACAGCAGCAAACGGTGCAATTACTAATAGATCATGGTGCGAATGTGAACATTCCAGACAATGATCATGTGACTTCTTTACAACATGCACGTGAAAAAGGTTTTAAAGAGATTGAGAAAATTTTGCTAAAAGCAGGAGCAAAATAA
- a CDS encoding HAD hydrolase-like protein, which yields MNILWDFDGTLFDTYPALVEGFINLSQKDLDRSDVLKWLKIDSKTAFKHYGISEEKRIEYQNLHNQYSKQYSRPFEHLEDALASADNNIIVTHRDKESTIYLLEKFLLAPYFNEIVSVEEQGFTRKPHRSSYEFVLKNHHIDLVVGDRELDLIPARQLKIKTVAFQNPSIEADFHIDSYDDFITMVINKL from the coding sequence ATGAACATTTTATGGGATTTCGATGGCACCCTATTTGACACCTATCCGGCACTTGTTGAAGGGTTCATAAACTTGAGTCAAAAAGACCTTGACCGAAGCGACGTGTTGAAATGGCTAAAAATTGATTCCAAAACCGCCTTTAAACACTATGGTATTAGTGAGGAGAAAAGAATAGAATACCAAAATTTACATAATCAGTATTCGAAGCAGTATAGCAGACCCTTTGAACACCTAGAGGATGCTTTAGCCTCTGCCGATAACAATATAATTGTGACTCATCGGGACAAGGAATCCACCATCTATCTCCTGGAAAAATTCCTTTTAGCCCCTTACTTTAATGAAATTGTTTCGGTTGAAGAACAAGGGTTTACAAGAAAACCTCATCGTTCTTCCTATGAATTTGTCCTAAAAAACCATCATATTGATTTAGTTGTGGGTGACCGAGAATTAGATTTAATTCCAGCAAGACAATTGAAAATCAAAACAGTTGCTTTCCAAAATCCAAGCATTGAAGCAGATTTTCACATCGACAGCTATGATGATTTTATTACGATGGTGATTAATAAGCTTTAA
- a CDS encoding alkaline phosphatase, which yields MLNSTVLQRDSKLNLFHPIMKYTGTKKVKNVILLIGDGMGFSYTTGLRYFNHDSQKGFMNPTIFDQYFVGTQSTYSLDTESNITDSAAAGTALATGHKTYNGALGLNIDKQAVPTVLEYAKFRGKSTGLVGTSQVNHATLAAFASHVESREQYDQIADDYLDERIDSKQKIDVMLGGGTSYFVRNDRNLVEEFAKNHFGYVTDLQELVTNKTEQLLGLFAPVELPKQIDRDATVPSLSQMTKAALQRLKQNPNGFFLLVEGSQIDWAGHDNDIVGAMSEVKDFEAAFKAAIQFASDREDTIVIATADHSTGGMSIDRNGNYKWNPSVIKSITSTPLVIARRLHETKDLTTLQHHMPFDLHEEDLKTIQATLEMEVEDTRQALINIINHYSSTGWTTKGHTGEDVPVYAYGLNRHLFSGRMENSDIPRILFRIMD from the coding sequence TTGTTAAATTCAACTGTCCTTCAACGTGATAGTAAACTGAATTTATTCCATCCGATTATGAAATACACTGGAACGAAGAAAGTAAAAAATGTTATCTTACTGATCGGTGATGGGATGGGATTTTCGTATACCACTGGTCTTCGCTACTTCAATCATGATTCCCAAAAAGGGTTCATGAATCCCACCATATTTGACCAATACTTTGTCGGCACCCAATCAACCTACTCATTAGATACAGAAAGTAATATTACAGATTCCGCCGCAGCCGGTACGGCATTAGCGACGGGGCATAAAACCTATAATGGGGCTCTTGGTTTAAATATCGATAAACAAGCTGTTCCAACTGTTTTAGAATATGCCAAATTCCGCGGGAAATCTACGGGTCTTGTAGGTACAAGTCAGGTCAACCATGCAACATTGGCGGCGTTTGCTTCACATGTTGAATCTCGAGAACAATATGACCAAATTGCGGACGATTATCTCGATGAACGGATAGACAGCAAGCAGAAAATAGATGTGATGTTAGGGGGAGGAACATCTTATTTCGTTCGGAATGATCGAAATTTGGTAGAAGAATTTGCGAAAAACCATTTTGGGTATGTGACCGACTTACAAGAGCTTGTCACGAATAAAACGGAGCAACTATTAGGGTTATTCGCCCCGGTGGAGCTCCCTAAACAAATTGACCGTGATGCGACTGTACCCTCTCTTTCCCAAATGACAAAGGCCGCCCTTCAACGTTTAAAACAAAATCCTAATGGCTTTTTTCTTTTAGTTGAAGGAAGCCAAATCGATTGGGCGGGACATGACAATGATATTGTTGGGGCAATGAGCGAGGTTAAAGACTTTGAAGCAGCATTTAAAGCGGCGATTCAGTTCGCCTCCGACCGGGAGGATACGATTGTCATTGCGACGGCAGACCATTCAACTGGAGGAATGAGCATCGATCGGAACGGGAATTACAAATGGAATCCAAGTGTCATTAAATCGATTACCTCTACCCCGCTGGTGATTGCCAGACGATTGCACGAAACAAAAGATCTGACCACCTTACAGCATCATATGCCCTTCGACCTTCATGAAGAGGACTTGAAAACCATTCAAGCAACTTTAGAAATGGAAGTCGAAGATACCCGGCAAGCACTTATCAACATTATTAATCACTATTCCAGTACTGGGTGGACCACAAAAGGTCATACGGGAGAGGATGTTCCCGTCTATGCGTATGGTCTTAACAGACATTTGTTTAGCGGCAGGATGGAAAACAGTGATATTCCAAGGATTCTTTTTCGAATCATGGATTAA
- a CDS encoding CynX/NimT family MFS transporter: protein MELQQTKARTKSTYTFLLVIGIILVAFNLRPGITSIGPLVGNIQKDMGLAHWSAGLLMSLPLIVFAIMSPIVPKIANRLKNEGTLLVGLITLLIGLCIRSIPMTFFLFTGTFLVGAGIAIGNVLLPAVAKDKFPQKFGLITSIYSTSMGLIASLASGLSVPLANGLNLGWQGALIVWGLPVVAAILVWIFLLKFNKGDGRAINRVSVNSGNIWRSPLAWQIAIFMGFQSFLFYVTISWLPEILHSHGMSIGTAGWMLSFSQLVGLPAAFFIPVIAGRSRSQTWIAFMLTLCSLLGFVGLLLFSAYSIIIISIIFIGVGLGGTFPLALSYIGLRARNARQAAELSGMAQSTGYILAAVGPLFIGYLYDQTHMWTIPLVTLIAVSVLVILFGMLSGRNRYV, encoded by the coding sequence GTGGAATTGCAGCAAACTAAAGCTCGTACGAAATCGACATATACATTCTTACTTGTTATAGGGATTATCCTTGTCGCCTTTAATCTTCGCCCAGGCATTACATCCATCGGGCCGTTGGTAGGAAATATACAGAAAGATATGGGACTTGCACATTGGAGTGCAGGTTTATTAATGAGTTTGCCCTTAATCGTTTTTGCAATCATGTCACCCATTGTTCCAAAAATCGCAAATCGTCTAAAAAATGAAGGCACTTTACTGGTTGGTTTAATTACACTTTTAATCGGTTTATGTATTCGCTCCATCCCCATGACGTTTTTTCTATTCACCGGAACTTTTTTGGTTGGAGCGGGTATTGCCATAGGAAATGTTCTTTTGCCAGCCGTCGCAAAGGATAAATTCCCGCAAAAGTTCGGTCTTATTACAAGTATTTATTCCACCTCAATGGGATTGATTGCCTCATTAGCCTCGGGACTTAGTGTTCCATTAGCAAATGGTTTAAACCTTGGCTGGCAGGGGGCTTTAATCGTTTGGGGATTACCGGTAGTAGCTGCAATCTTGGTTTGGATCTTTCTTCTCAAATTTAATAAAGGAGATGGCAGAGCAATAAATAGAGTTAGTGTTAACTCCGGTAACATCTGGCGTTCGCCACTTGCCTGGCAAATCGCCATCTTTATGGGATTTCAGTCCTTTTTATTTTATGTAACCATTTCTTGGTTACCTGAAATCCTGCATAGTCATGGAATGAGTATAGGTACGGCAGGTTGGATGCTTTCATTCTCCCAATTAGTGGGACTGCCGGCAGCTTTCTTTATTCCTGTTATAGCCGGACGTTCCCGCTCACAAACATGGATTGCCTTCATGCTGACGTTGTGCTCACTCCTTGGATTTGTTGGATTACTGTTATTCTCAGCCTATTCCATTATCATCATCAGTATTATATTCATCGGTGTTGGATTGGGCGGGACCTTTCCATTAGCACTAAGCTATATTGGGCTCCGAGCAAGAAATGCCCGCCAGGCTGCTGAATTATCTGGAATGGCACAATCAACTGGGTACATCCTGGCAGCTGTTGGGCCATTGTTTATTGGCTATTTGTATGACCAGACCCATATGTGGACAATTCCACTTGTCACCCTCATCGCCGTCTCTGTTCTCGTCATCCTATTTGGGATGCTTTCGGGGAGAAATCGTTATGTATAA
- a CDS encoding alkaline phosphatase PhoX, with protein MKKRLTAVLALSLMIPAVTPAAAAGKDITINSFKFNSMKAPATIEEMVQTYTGASVDVTYSNGATKNFPLTYKQLYLSDEKIVTNKGAKIPAGTPIDVNGDPIIDKSIPGQESYYVSDAPDSNSLMNVGGNLFMVSHFEYDTLDNAGNSAYGVVPASMTLTELNQNKKNGELSVKQAKKVDFSLVNGLWIPCNGSTSPWGTHLGSEEYEPNARQFEAEIGTDKDSTNVKGFAKLYFGDETKANPYNYGWIPEVTVQPNGDTSVVKHYSTGRFSHEMMEVMPDNRTAFFGDDGNYTVTFMYVADKEKDLSAGTLYAAKFGQTSTENGGAGNLEWIKLGHATDDEIRAIIDKGTKFSDIFETANEPTEGFTAVKTDSSGAKVEYLKVKPGMEKAAAFLESRRYAALKGATAEFRKMEGLAVNAKDKKAYMAMSEIGKGMLEDTKKADPADDIRLPQILAGGTYELNLTGGQKDKDGNTIDSNYVASAMKAIVVGEDLAVPDEYGNKANPNKVSKPDNLSYSEKMRTLFIGEDGVEHTNNFVWAYNIDTKELSRVLSVPVGAEATGLRVLDNFNGFSYILSNYQHPGDELQNFKGTAVDKDELEKAMKEGIGILKKGGIGYIAGMPQLNDLHVGWHFNSGKWFFYDEKGEMQTGWVKVGTQWYFLDVSSGEMKTGWVKDGKKWYYLASSGEMKTGWVKDGAKWYLLGSSGEMQTGWVKDGAKWYYLGTSGEMKTGWVKDGAKWYYLGSSGEMKTGWVKDGAKWYYLGTSGEMKTGWVKDGVKWYYLGSSGEMKTGWIQVGKKWYYLYSDGSMATNTTINGYKVNKNGEWIK; from the coding sequence ATGAAAAAGAGATTGACGGCTGTATTAGCCCTTAGTTTAATGATTCCTGCAGTAACACCTGCGGCAGCGGCTGGGAAGGATATCACGATCAATTCTTTCAAATTTAACTCAATGAAAGCTCCGGCAACCATCGAAGAAATGGTGCAAACCTATACAGGTGCATCCGTGGATGTTACATATAGCAACGGAGCAACGAAGAACTTCCCGCTTACTTATAAACAGTTATACCTTTCTGATGAAAAAATAGTGACGAATAAAGGGGCGAAAATCCCTGCAGGAACTCCAATTGATGTCAATGGAGATCCGATTATAGATAAAAGTATTCCTGGTCAAGAGTCCTACTATGTCTCAGATGCTCCTGATTCAAATAGTTTAATGAACGTGGGCGGGAATCTGTTCATGGTATCACATTTTGAATATGATACTCTTGATAACGCTGGAAATTCCGCTTATGGTGTCGTTCCAGCATCCATGACATTAACAGAATTAAATCAAAACAAAAAGAATGGTGAACTATCTGTTAAACAGGCAAAAAAGGTTGACTTTTCCCTTGTAAATGGACTTTGGATTCCATGTAATGGTTCTACCTCTCCTTGGGGAACCCATTTAGGTTCGGAAGAATACGAGCCAAATGCCCGCCAATTTGAAGCTGAAATAGGGACTGATAAAGATTCAACAAATGTGAAAGGTTTTGCCAAGCTTTATTTTGGTGATGAAACGAAAGCAAATCCATATAATTATGGATGGATCCCTGAAGTGACAGTACAGCCAAATGGTGATACCAGTGTGGTAAAACATTATAGTACTGGCCGTTTTTCTCATGAAATGATGGAGGTAATGCCTGATAATCGGACAGCCTTCTTCGGAGATGATGGAAACTACACCGTCACATTCATGTATGTTGCAGACAAAGAAAAAGACTTATCTGCTGGAACCCTGTATGCGGCTAAATTTGGACAAACGAGTACAGAAAATGGCGGAGCTGGAAATCTTGAGTGGATCAAGCTTGGCCATGCTACCGACGATGAAATCAGAGCGATTATTGACAAGGGTACAAAATTCAGTGATATTTTTGAAACAGCGAACGAACCAACAGAAGGCTTTACGGCCGTTAAAACCGATTCCAGCGGAGCAAAAGTAGAATATCTAAAAGTAAAACCGGGAATGGAAAAGGCAGCGGCATTCTTAGAATCCCGTCGATACGCAGCCTTAAAAGGCGCAACGGCTGAATTCCGAAAAATGGAAGGTTTAGCAGTAAACGCGAAAGATAAGAAAGCCTACATGGCCATGTCTGAAATCGGAAAAGGGATGCTGGAAGATACAAAGAAGGCTGACCCTGCTGATGATATCCGCTTACCACAGATTCTTGCAGGTGGAACATATGAATTGAATCTAACAGGGGGGCAAAAAGATAAGGATGGCAATACCATTGATAGTAACTATGTTGCCTCTGCCATGAAAGCAATTGTTGTCGGTGAGGACTTAGCTGTACCAGATGAATACGGCAATAAAGCAAATCCTAATAAAGTGTCTAAACCGGATAACTTAAGCTACTCGGAAAAAATGAGAACCTTATTCATCGGTGAAGATGGCGTTGAACATACGAATAACTTTGTTTGGGCCTATAACATTGATACAAAAGAATTGTCCCGTGTGCTGTCAGTGCCAGTCGGAGCAGAAGCAACAGGCTTACGGGTCCTTGATAACTTTAACGGATTCTCTTATATTTTGAGCAACTACCAGCATCCTGGGGATGAACTTCAAAATTTCAAAGGAACGGCTGTGGATAAGGATGAATTAGAGAAGGCTATGAAAGAGGGCATCGGCATCCTGAAAAAGGGTGGTATTGGTTATATCGCCGGCATGCCACAGTTAAATGATCTTCATGTTGGCTGGCATTTCAATTCCGGTAAATGGTTCTTCTACGATGAAAAAGGTGAAATGCAAACTGGCTGGGTAAAAGTTGGAACTCAGTGGTACTTCCTTGATGTGTCGTCGGGTGAAATGAAAACCGGCTGGGTGAAGGACGGTAAGAAATGGTACTACCTTGCGTCATCCGGTGAAATGAAAACCGGCTGGGTGAAGGATGGAGCAAAGTGGTACCTTCTTGGATCATCCGGTGAAATGCAAACCGGCTGGGTGAAGGACGGAGCAAAGTGGTACTATCTTGGGACATCAGGCGAAATGAAAACCGGCTGGGTGAAGGACGGAGCGAAGTGGTACTATCTTGGATCATCCGGTGAAATGAAAACCGGCTGGGTGAAAGACGGAGCAAAATGGTACTATCTTGGCACATCAGGCGAAATGAAAACCGGCTGGGTAAAAGACGGAGTAAAATGGTACTATCTTGGATCATCCGGTGAAATGAAAACTGGCTGGATACAAGTCGGTAAGAAGTGGTACTATCTATATAGCGATGGCAGTATGGCAACAAACACAACCATCAATGGCTACAAAGTCAATAAGAATGGTGAATGGATTAAATAA
- a CDS encoding M15 family metallopeptidase, with protein sequence MKRKRIGSSIYLFLLALIAILFFTIFLKDTEPKITHSDSYPTELHPIVQERSNELIQQAAKKGIVIVITDGFRSAEDQDRLYEKGRTSEGTIVTYAKGGQSYHNFGLAIDFALKTPSGNVVWDMQYDGNQNGKADWTEVVNMAKTLGFEWGGDWAKFKDYPHLEMNFGLSIADLQNGDRPADPSMTADNK encoded by the coding sequence TTGAAACGAAAACGGATAGGAAGTTCCATTTATTTATTTTTGCTCGCATTGATTGCTATCCTATTCTTTACTATTTTTCTTAAAGATACAGAACCAAAAATCACTCATTCTGACTCATATCCAACTGAACTCCATCCAATTGTTCAAGAACGGAGCAATGAATTGATCCAACAAGCAGCGAAAAAAGGAATTGTGATAGTGATTACGGATGGTTTCCGAAGTGCAGAGGATCAAGACCGGCTTTATGAAAAGGGAAGGACATCCGAGGGAACGATTGTTACCTATGCCAAAGGCGGACAGTCTTATCATAATTTTGGACTTGCGATTGATTTTGCATTAAAAACGCCTTCTGGGAATGTGGTTTGGGATATGCAATATGATGGAAATCAAAATGGAAAAGCAGATTGGACCGAGGTCGTAAATATGGCAAAAACTTTAGGATTTGAATGGGGAGGTGACTGGGCTAAATTTAAAGATTACCCCCATTTAGAGATGAATTTTGGCCTAAGCATTGCGGATTTACAGAATGGAGATCGACCTGCAGATCCATCGATGACAGCAGATAACAAGTAA
- a CDS encoding PadR family transcriptional regulator produces the protein MDRELLKGSIEILLLSLLADADSYGYEMTKKLRVLSEDAYHMNEGTLYPALKRLENKDCVTSYWSQGLDGSRRKYYSITETGRKNLADKVRNWKQINQLIDKTLEGLT, from the coding sequence ATGGATAGAGAGCTGCTGAAAGGCAGTATTGAGATCCTGCTGCTTTCTTTATTAGCAGACGCGGATAGTTACGGCTATGAAATGACGAAGAAGTTAAGGGTGTTAAGTGAAGATGCTTACCACATGAACGAAGGTACGCTGTATCCTGCATTAAAAAGGCTAGAAAATAAAGACTGTGTTACATCCTATTGGAGTCAAGGGCTAGATGGAAGCAGAAGAAAATATTATTCTATTACTGAAACAGGCCGTAAGAATTTAGCCGACAAAGTAAGGAACTGGAAACAAATAAATCAGTTAATCGACAAAACGTTGGAGGGATTGACTTGA
- a CDS encoding permease prefix domain 1-containing protein → MKHLEHYVKEIVSDLPMNEDEKEEVREEIFSHLKEHAKELMIKGYTEEEAVLQAMKSFGNERKLNWEMKKAAFPFYKPVRFIWNVFFVTAALCLISFSAMEFYHPEFDNALPLESVMMGFFLVVFIAGAAEVLYEAINQQFKSKWLANPWLFFFIPSLIFGGVQSMSFLKNPEQYPDGLWLDLFAIPIGAFAYLVSRQLFTRIFVRNRRDFIGKID, encoded by the coding sequence TTGAAACATCTTGAACACTATGTAAAAGAAATCGTCTCGGATTTACCGATGAATGAGGATGAAAAAGAGGAAGTTAGAGAGGAAATTTTTTCTCATCTGAAAGAACATGCCAAGGAACTGATGATTAAGGGGTATACAGAGGAGGAGGCAGTTCTCCAAGCAATGAAGTCATTTGGAAATGAAAGAAAATTGAACTGGGAAATGAAAAAGGCTGCCTTTCCATTCTATAAACCAGTACGCTTTATTTGGAATGTGTTTTTTGTAACAGCAGCATTATGCCTCATTTCATTTTCAGCAATGGAATTTTATCATCCGGAATTCGATAATGCCCTGCCGCTTGAAAGTGTTATGATGGGCTTCTTTTTAGTTGTTTTCATTGCGGGAGCAGCAGAGGTCTTATATGAAGCAATTAATCAACAATTTAAATCGAAGTGGCTTGCCAATCCATGGCTGTTCTTTTTCATCCCATCTCTAATTTTTGGCGGAGTACAGTCAATGTCGTTCCTCAAAAATCCGGAGCAATATCCAGATGGCCTTTGGCTTGATTTGTTCGCTATTCCTATTGGCGCTTTTGCGTATCTTGTTTCAAGACAGCTTTTCACACGAATTTTTGTTCGCAACCGCAGGGACTTCATAGGGAAAATTGATTAA
- a CDS encoding YolD-like family protein — protein MFLKQLAENKSVTINYVKNGILQTTTGRVYCLNLREQILSLKDEQKNSLTIRLSGIRKVY, from the coding sequence ATGTTTTTAAAACAATTGGCTGAAAACAAATCTGTAACCATTAATTATGTGAAAAATGGAATATTACAAACCACCACAGGCCGTGTTTATTGCCTTAATTTGCGTGAACAAATCCTTTCATTAAAAGATGAACAGAAAAATTCTTTAACCATTCGTTTGTCAGGGATTAGAAAAGTTTACTAA
- a CDS encoding MATE family efflux transporter produces MNQAGVNRLGTESVGKLLVSLALPAITAQFVNMLYNVVDRIYIGHIPEIGATALTGVGVTFPIIMIIAAFSSLIGMGGAPRAAIKLGQGKHDEAEQILGNCFVSLVGISVVLTIVFLFTGEKLLLLFGAGPETLPYALGFFKYYVCGTIFVQIALGLNTFISTQGFAKISMMTVIIGAVISIILDPIFIFGLDMGVEGAAIANVIAQAVSALWTLYFLFGKKTKLKIQKKYMKLKKSVITPVLLLGVSPFIMQSTESLLNIAFNSSLKNYGGDMAVGAMTILSSLMQMMILPIMGLTQGSQPIISYNYGAKNNERMKRTFKLLIISSMSFSFTFWLIMTIFPHFFVSLFSNDPKLIETTVWALKIYMAVAFVMGAQLACQQTFIAVGQAKTSLILALLRKIILLIPLIYILPNFFSNKEFAVFLAEPVSDFLAVAVTVTVFAIQFKKILAENTSKMDIRKVQKSLTPDM; encoded by the coding sequence ATGAATCAAGCGGGTGTGAATAGACTAGGAACGGAAAGTGTCGGTAAATTGCTGGTCAGTCTTGCTCTGCCAGCAATTACAGCCCAGTTTGTAAATATGCTTTACAATGTGGTTGACCGTATTTACATTGGACATATTCCAGAGATTGGTGCCACAGCCTTAACAGGTGTTGGCGTTACGTTTCCGATAATTATGATTATTGCCGCGTTTAGTTCATTAATTGGAATGGGCGGCGCACCAAGAGCGGCGATTAAACTTGGTCAAGGAAAACACGACGAAGCAGAACAAATATTAGGCAACTGTTTTGTGTCCTTAGTGGGTATTTCAGTTGTCTTGACCATCGTTTTTTTATTTACTGGTGAAAAGCTTCTTTTACTGTTTGGGGCCGGACCGGAAACACTGCCGTATGCCCTTGGCTTCTTTAAGTATTATGTGTGTGGTACGATCTTTGTCCAAATCGCCTTAGGACTAAACACTTTCATATCGACACAAGGCTTTGCAAAAATTAGTATGATGACCGTCATCATCGGGGCAGTCATTAGTATTATCCTCGATCCGATTTTTATTTTTGGTCTTGATATGGGTGTGGAAGGGGCGGCAATTGCCAATGTTATCGCCCAAGCGGTATCGGCGCTTTGGACGTTATACTTTTTATTTGGAAAAAAAACAAAGCTGAAAATACAAAAAAAATATATGAAGCTTAAAAAATCAGTAATTACTCCAGTCCTGCTGCTCGGAGTTTCTCCGTTTATAATGCAAAGTACCGAAAGTCTCTTAAATATTGCCTTTAATTCTTCGCTTAAAAATTACGGTGGAGATATGGCGGTAGGCGCCATGACCATCCTGTCCAGTTTAATGCAAATGATGATTCTGCCGATTATGGGATTAACTCAGGGTTCACAACCGATTATCAGCTATAATTATGGGGCTAAAAATAATGAACGGATGAAACGAACGTTTAAATTACTGATTATTTCTTCCATGAGCTTTTCGTTTACTTTCTGGCTGATCATGACCATTTTTCCACATTTCTTTGTTTCACTTTTCAGCAATGACCCAAAATTGATTGAGACAACAGTATGGGCGCTGAAAATTTATATGGCTGTCGCATTTGTTATGGGGGCACAGCTAGCCTGCCAACAAACATTTATTGCCGTCGGGCAGGCTAAGACATCACTTATCCTTGCCCTATTGCGGAAAATCATTCTATTGATTCCGTTGATCTATATCCTTCCAAACTTCTTTTCTAATAAAGAATTTGCAGTATTTCTTGCTGAACCAGTATCCGACTTTCTTGCCGTTGCTGTGACAGTTACGGTATTTGCGATTCAATTTAAGAAAATATTAGCTGAAAATACTTCGAAGATGGACATTCGAAAAGTTCAAAAAAGTTTAACCCCTGATATGTAA